The following proteins come from a genomic window of Streptomyces sp. NBC_01716:
- the pgm gene encoding phosphoglucomutase (alpha-D-glucose-1,6-bisphosphate-dependent), with protein MVHDRAGQPAQPGDLVDVARLVTAYYALHPDPAEPAQRVTFGTSGHRGSALSAAFNEDHIAATTQAICEYRTRQGTDGPLFLGADTHALSEPARVTALEVLAANEVTVLIDSDDGYTPTPAVSHAILDHNQGRISGLADGIVVTPSHNPPADGGFKYNPPSGGPAGSDATSWIQDRANALIEAGLKEVRRIPYARALAAGTTGRHDFLGRYVDDLPSVLDLDAVRDAGIRIGADPLGGASVAYWGRIAERHRLDLTVVNPLADPTWRFMTLDWDGKIRMDCSSPYAMASLIAQRDTYTIATGNDADADRHGIVTPDGGLMNPNHYLAVAIQYLYGHRDSWPAGTGIGKTLVSSSMIDRVAADLGRTLVEVPVGFKWFVDGLFDGTLGFGGEESAGASFLRRDGRVWTTDKDGILLALLASEITAVTGSTPSQHYAALTERFGDPAYARVDAPATRQEKAVLAKLSADQVTAGTLAGEPITKVLTEAPGNGAALGGLKVCTDSAWFAARPSGTEDVYKVYAESFRGPEHLSEVQTEAKTLVSTALRAAT; from the coding sequence ATGGTGCACGACAGGGCCGGGCAGCCGGCGCAGCCCGGGGATCTGGTGGACGTGGCGCGGCTGGTGACGGCCTATTACGCGCTGCACCCCGATCCGGCCGAGCCCGCGCAGCGGGTCACCTTCGGTACGTCGGGGCACCGCGGCTCCGCCCTGTCGGCGGCGTTCAACGAGGACCACATCGCCGCCACCACCCAGGCCATCTGCGAGTACCGGACCCGCCAGGGCACCGACGGGCCGCTGTTCCTCGGCGCCGACACACACGCCCTCTCCGAGCCGGCCCGGGTCACCGCGCTGGAGGTGCTGGCCGCCAACGAGGTCACCGTCCTGATCGACTCGGACGACGGCTACACGCCCACCCCGGCCGTCTCGCACGCGATCCTCGACCACAACCAGGGCCGTATCTCCGGTCTCGCCGACGGCATCGTGGTCACGCCGTCGCACAACCCGCCGGCCGACGGCGGCTTCAAGTACAACCCGCCGAGCGGCGGCCCTGCCGGTTCCGACGCCACCTCCTGGATCCAGGACCGCGCCAACGCCCTGATCGAGGCGGGGCTCAAGGAGGTCCGCCGGATCCCGTACGCGCGTGCGCTGGCCGCCGGCACCACGGGACGGCACGACTTCCTGGGCCGGTACGTGGACGACCTGCCGTCCGTACTGGATCTGGACGCCGTCCGGGACGCCGGGATCCGGATCGGCGCCGACCCGCTCGGAGGCGCCTCGGTCGCGTACTGGGGACGGATCGCCGAACGGCACCGGCTCGACCTCACGGTGGTGAACCCGCTCGCCGACCCGACCTGGCGGTTCATGACGCTGGACTGGGACGGCAAGATCCGGATGGACTGCTCGTCGCCGTACGCCATGGCCTCGCTGATCGCTCAGCGCGACACGTACACCATCGCCACCGGCAACGACGCCGACGCCGACCGGCACGGCATCGTCACACCGGACGGCGGTCTGATGAACCCCAACCACTATCTGGCCGTGGCCATCCAGTACCTCTACGGGCACCGCGACAGCTGGCCGGCCGGCACCGGGATCGGCAAGACGCTGGTCTCATCCTCGATGATCGACCGGGTCGCCGCCGACCTCGGGCGCACGCTCGTGGAGGTGCCCGTGGGATTCAAGTGGTTCGTGGACGGTCTCTTCGACGGCACGCTGGGCTTCGGCGGCGAGGAGTCCGCCGGCGCCTCCTTCCTGCGCCGGGACGGGCGGGTGTGGACCACCGACAAGGACGGCATCCTGCTCGCCCTGCTGGCCTCCGAGATCACCGCCGTCACGGGCTCCACCCCGTCCCAGCACTACGCGGCCCTCACCGAACGCTTCGGCGACCCGGCGTACGCCCGCGTGGACGCCCCAGCGACCAGGCAGGAGAAGGCAGTCCTCGCGAAGCTCTCCGCGGACCAGGTCACCGCCGGCACCCTCGCGGGCGAGCCGATCACCAAGGTCCTCACCGAGGCGCCCGGCAACGGCGCGGCGCTCGGCGGCCTGAAGGTCTGCACCGACAGTGCCTGGTTCGCGGCGCGGCCGTCGGGGACCGAGGACGTGTACAAGGTGTACGCGGAGAGCTTCCGGGGCCCGGAGCACCTGAGCGAGGTGCAGACGGAGGCGAAGACCCTGGTCTCGACGGCGCTGCGGGCCGCGACCTGA
- the dnaK gene encoding molecular chaperone DnaK — MAKAVGIDLGTTNSVIASWEGGEATVLPNAEGTRTTPSVVGFTDSGERLIGQLARRQAILNPKGTIYSAKRFIGRHYDEISDEAKAVAYDVVEGEGGVARIDVRGKLYAPEEISALVLRKLAEDAGRSMGERVTEAVITVPAYFNDAQRTATKDAGKIAGLDVLRIINEPTAAALAYGMDKKEHETVLVFDLGGGTFDVSILDVGDGVVEVRSTAGDSHLGGDDFDRRLVDHLADAFQRDNGIDLRRDPQALQRLFEAAEKAKTELSSVTQTQVNLPFVTADASGPKHLTETVMRSTFEQITADLVERCLAPVQQALADSKVTDQDIDEVILVGGSTRIPAVQTLVRRLTGGKEPNMSVNPDEVVALGAAIQAGVLKGEVKDVLLLDVTPLSLGVETRGGVMTKIIERNTTIPVRRSETFSTAADNQPAVDVVVVQGERELAADNRVLGRFQLTDIRPAPRGEPQIEVTFDIDANGILNVNAKDQSTGKEQSITISEGSNLDRSEVERMVSEAERNRGEDQALREAVDARNELDAAAYQVERSLTELGDAAPEHEKARAQMLVTDAQQAVKEGADPARARSLTSELQQVHAALAARRAGPGPGDDGAGPAGGEGSEDESESGGGADDDVIDAEFNKD; from the coding sequence ATGGCCAAGGCAGTAGGAATCGATCTCGGTACCACCAACTCGGTGATCGCCTCCTGGGAAGGCGGCGAGGCGACCGTGCTCCCCAACGCGGAGGGCACCCGCACCACACCGTCCGTGGTCGGCTTCACCGACTCGGGAGAGCGCCTGATCGGGCAACTGGCCCGCCGGCAGGCGATCCTCAACCCCAAAGGCACCATCTACTCGGCCAAGCGCTTCATCGGCAGGCACTACGACGAGATATCCGACGAGGCCAAGGCCGTCGCGTACGACGTCGTCGAGGGCGAGGGCGGTGTCGCCCGTATCGACGTACGGGGCAAGCTGTACGCGCCCGAGGAGATCAGCGCGCTCGTACTGCGCAAACTCGCCGAGGACGCCGGACGGTCCATGGGCGAGCGGGTCACCGAAGCCGTCATCACCGTGCCCGCCTACTTCAACGACGCGCAGCGCACCGCCACCAAGGACGCCGGGAAGATCGCCGGCCTCGACGTGCTGCGCATCATCAACGAGCCGACGGCCGCGGCGCTCGCGTACGGGATGGACAAGAAGGAGCACGAGACGGTGCTCGTCTTCGACCTCGGCGGCGGCACCTTCGACGTGAGCATCCTGGACGTCGGGGACGGTGTCGTGGAGGTACGGTCCACCGCCGGTGACAGCCATCTCGGCGGCGACGACTTCGACCGACGTCTGGTCGACCATCTCGCCGACGCCTTCCAGCGGGACAACGGCATCGATCTGCGGCGGGACCCGCAGGCCCTGCAACGGCTCTTCGAGGCGGCCGAGAAGGCCAAGACCGAACTCAGTTCGGTCACCCAGACTCAGGTCAACCTGCCCTTCGTCACCGCCGACGCGTCCGGCCCCAAGCATCTGACCGAGACGGTCATGCGGTCCACGTTCGAGCAGATCACCGCCGACCTCGTGGAGCGCTGCCTCGCCCCCGTCCAGCAGGCGCTCGCCGATTCCAAGGTCACCGACCAGGACATCGACGAGGTCATCCTGGTCGGCGGCTCCACCCGTATCCCCGCCGTACAGACCCTGGTCCGCCGGCTCACCGGCGGCAAAGAACCCAACATGAGCGTCAACCCCGACGAGGTCGTGGCCCTGGGCGCCGCGATCCAGGCGGGAGTGCTCAAGGGCGAGGTCAAGGATGTCCTGCTGCTCGACGTCACGCCGCTCTCGCTCGGCGTCGAGACGCGCGGCGGCGTCATGACGAAGATCATCGAGCGCAACACCACCATCCCCGTCCGGCGCTCCGAGACGTTCTCCACCGCCGCCGACAACCAGCCGGCCGTCGACGTCGTGGTCGTACAGGGAGAACGTGAACTGGCCGCCGACAACCGGGTGCTGGGCCGGTTCCAGCTCACCGACATCCGACCCGCGCCCCGGGGTGAGCCACAGATCGAGGTCACCTTCGACATCGACGCCAACGGCATCCTCAACGTCAATGCGAAGGACCAGTCCACCGGCAAGGAACAGTCCATCACCATCAGTGAGGGCTCCAACCTCGACCGGTCCGAGGTCGAACGGATGGTCAGTGAGGCCGAACGCAACCGTGGTGAGGACCAGGCCCTGCGCGAAGCCGTCGACGCCCGCAACGAACTCGACGCCGCCGCCTACCAGGTGGAGCGGAGCCTCACCGAACTCGGCGACGCCGCGCCCGAACACGAGAAGGCCCGCGCGCAGATGCTGGTCACCGACGCCCAACAGGCAGTCAAGGAAGGGGCCGACCCGGCGCGGGCCAGGTCGCTGACCTCCGAACTCCAGCAGGTGCACGCCGCGCTCGCCGCCCGCCGTGCCGGGCCCGGTCCCGGCGACGACGGCGCCGGGCCGGCCGGCGGAGAGGGCTCCGAGGACGAGTCCGAGTCCGGCGGCGGAGCCGACGACGACGTCATCGACGCCGAATTCAACAAGGACTGA
- a CDS encoding nucleotide exchange factor GrpE, translated as MTTSPEPVPEPTEPREPPESNSEDNWPNDPAAPNGPAAPGPDAAGPPNGPPTPGGPADTEEPDVVPVAELDELRDRWRRALADLDNLRKRQTKDLARERDSERARVATAWLPVVDNLELALSHTESGTESLIQGVNAVRNQAVDILDRLGYPRDDETGVPFDPARHEAVTVVEDPEAEPGTVVQCLRPGYGAPGRQLRPMAAVVSKRQE; from the coding sequence ATGACTACTTCTCCGGAACCGGTACCCGAACCCACCGAGCCCCGCGAGCCCCCCGAGAGCAACTCCGAAGACAACTGGCCCAACGACCCCGCCGCACCGAACGGTCCGGCGGCGCCGGGGCCCGATGCCGCCGGTCCGCCGAACGGTCCCCCCACACCCGGCGGACCGGCCGATACCGAGGAGCCGGACGTGGTCCCCGTGGCCGAGCTCGACGAGCTGCGGGACCGCTGGCGACGCGCACTCGCCGACCTCGACAACCTCCGCAAACGCCAGACGAAGGACCTCGCACGCGAACGCGACTCCGAACGCGCCCGTGTCGCCACCGCCTGGCTCCCCGTGGTGGACAACCTCGAACTCGCCCTGTCCCACACCGAATCCGGCACCGAATCCCTGATCCAGGGCGTCAACGCCGTACGCAACCAGGCCGTCGACATCCTCGACCGCCTCGGCTACCCCAGGGACGACGAGACCGGCGTCCCCTTCGACCCGGCCCGGCACGAAGCCGTCACCGTGGTGGAGGACCCCGAGGCCGAGCCGGGAACCGTCGTCCAGTGCCTGCGCCCCGGCTACGGCGCCCCCGGCCGCCAGCTGCGCCCGATGGCCGCCGTCGTCAGCAAGCGGCAGGAGTGA
- a CDS encoding J domain-containing protein, whose product MAVDLYEALGVPRTASTEEIQQAYRARARKYHPDINKDPGAEERFKELNEAYSVLSDPKTRARYDRFGPDFRKVPEDYDERVGARTGGGAGAGPGRGRTWRPGPGYGGGDPFGGTAGPGGRGGSAGPGVDFEDLFGGLFGAGGARGRVPGADQETELVLTVEDAYQGGRRSLTLSGPDGRRSYEVNIPRGVTEGQRIRLAGQGGRGSDNAPAGDLYLRVRLAPHKIYRVDGRDLTVQLALSPWEAALGATLPVTTPHGTAKVSVPAGSSSGRRLRLRGEGLPNPQGKDGDLYAELRITVPRHPTDRERDLFEQLASVSGFDPRRMR is encoded by the coding sequence ATGGCAGTGGACCTCTACGAAGCCCTCGGCGTGCCGCGCACCGCGAGCACCGAGGAGATCCAGCAGGCGTACCGCGCCCGCGCCCGCAAGTACCACCCCGACATCAACAAGGACCCCGGCGCCGAGGAACGCTTCAAGGAGCTGAACGAGGCCTACAGCGTGCTGTCCGACCCCAAGACCCGGGCCCGTTACGACCGGTTCGGCCCGGACTTCAGGAAGGTGCCCGAGGACTACGACGAACGCGTCGGGGCCAGGACCGGAGGGGGAGCGGGGGCGGGACCCGGCAGGGGGCGGACATGGCGTCCGGGACCGGGTTACGGGGGCGGCGACCCGTTCGGTGGCACCGCGGGTCCCGGTGGCCGCGGTGGATCCGCCGGTCCTGGCGTCGACTTCGAAGACCTCTTCGGCGGCCTTTTCGGCGCCGGAGGCGCCCGGGGCCGGGTGCCCGGCGCCGACCAGGAGACCGAACTGGTGCTCACCGTCGAGGACGCGTACCAGGGCGGCCGGCGCAGCCTCACCCTCTCCGGTCCCGACGGCCGGCGCAGCTACGAGGTGAACATCCCGCGCGGTGTCACCGAGGGGCAGCGGATCCGGCTCGCCGGACAGGGCGGGAGGGGCAGCGACAACGCGCCGGCGGGCGACCTGTATCTCCGGGTGCGTCTGGCACCGCACAAGATCTACCGCGTCGACGGCCGCGACCTCACCGTCCAACTCGCCCTCTCCCCCTGGGAAGCGGCGCTCGGCGCGACCCTTCCCGTCACCACACCGCACGGGACCGCCAAGGTGTCCGTCCCGGCCGGTTCCTCAAGCGGGCGCAGGCTGCGGCTCCGTGGCGAAGGACTGCCCAACCCGCAGGGCAAGGACGGCGACCTCTACGCCGAGCTGCGGATCACGGTGCCGCGGCACCCCACCGACCGTGAGCGCGATCTCTTCGAACAGCTGGCGAGCGTCTCCGGCTTCGACCCGAGGAGGATGCGATGA
- a CDS encoding glycosyltransferase family 4 protein, with the protein MKISFLIHNAYGIGGTITTTFNLARALADRHDVEIISALRHRERPNLTLDPRVRLRPLVDLRHEKDDPRHLTPAKVFPSSEYRYQQYSALTDERIGDALASLDADVVVGTRPGLNVHLALQAPARTVRVGQEHLTLNNHPPRLRNALRRVYPRLDALTPVTEADAAAYRRKMRLPGVRVQALPNSVPAPSLPPADGSERVVMAAGRLVPVKRFDLLIEAFAAVAAERPDWQLRIYGKGEEHERLRALIDRLGLYNCVFLMGAVTPMEAEWVKASIGAATSNFEPFGMTIVEAMRCGLPVVSTDCDYGPGEIIAPGEDGRLVPVGDRDALAGALLELVRDDGLRRRMGRTALENSRRYAPGPVVAQAEQLFEELLAARREGRPRPRGRDHPLVSGGYAAKDTALVAAGSVLRTVRKARR; encoded by the coding sequence ATGAAGATCTCTTTTCTGATTCACAACGCGTACGGGATAGGAGGGACGATCACCACCACGTTCAACTTGGCCCGCGCGCTGGCCGATCGGCACGACGTGGAGATCATCTCGGCACTCCGACACCGGGAGCGGCCGAACCTCACGCTCGACCCGCGCGTGCGGCTGCGGCCCCTGGTGGATCTGCGGCACGAGAAGGACGACCCGCGGCATCTGACGCCCGCGAAGGTCTTCCCCTCGTCCGAATACCGCTACCAGCAGTACAGCGCGCTCACCGACGAGCGCATCGGTGACGCACTCGCCTCGCTCGACGCCGACGTCGTCGTAGGCACCCGGCCCGGCCTCAACGTGCATCTGGCCCTCCAGGCGCCCGCGCGGACGGTACGCGTCGGCCAGGAGCACCTCACGCTCAACAACCACCCGCCGCGCCTGCGCAACGCGCTGCGCCGGGTCTATCCGCGGCTGGACGCGCTCACCCCCGTCACGGAGGCCGACGCCGCGGCCTACCGGCGCAAGATGCGGCTGCCCGGCGTCCGGGTACAGGCGCTGCCCAACAGCGTCCCGGCCCCGTCCCTCCCGCCCGCGGACGGCAGCGAGCGCGTCGTGATGGCCGCCGGACGGCTGGTGCCGGTGAAACGGTTCGACCTGCTGATCGAGGCGTTCGCCGCCGTCGCCGCCGAGCGGCCCGACTGGCAGCTCCGCATCTACGGCAAGGGCGAGGAGCACGAGCGGCTGCGCGCGCTGATAGACCGGCTCGGCCTCTACAACTGCGTTTTCCTCATGGGCGCGGTGACCCCGATGGAAGCCGAGTGGGTCAAGGCGTCGATCGGCGCCGCGACCTCCAACTTCGAGCCGTTCGGCATGACCATTGTTGAGGCGATGCGCTGCGGACTGCCCGTCGTGAGCACCGACTGCGACTACGGCCCCGGCGAGATCATCGCCCCGGGCGAGGACGGCCGGCTGGTCCCCGTCGGCGACCGCGACGCGCTGGCCGGCGCACTGCTGGAGCTCGTACGCGACGACGGGCTGCGCCGCCGGATGGGCCGTACGGCGCTGGAGAACTCCCGCCGGTACGCGCCCGGCCCCGTGGTCGCCCAGGCCGAGCAGCTCTTCGAGGAGCTGCTGGCGGCCCGAAGAGAGGGCCGCCCACGGCCGCGCGGGCGGGACCACCCCCTGGTGAGCGGCGGTTACGCGGCCAAGGACACCGCGCTCGTCGCGGCCGGCAGTGTCCTGCGGACAGTACGGAAGGCGCGGCGATGA
- a CDS encoding glycoside hydrolase family 65 protein produces MITDSMYTVEPWSLRERELDMSVLPQSESVFALSNGHVGWRGNLDEGEPHGLPGSYLNGVHELHPLPYAEAGYGYPESGQTVINITNGKIVRLLIDDEPFDVRYGQLRSHERVLDLRSGLLHRTCEWTSPAGSTVRVRSSRLVSFSQRAVAAVSYEVEAVDTEVRIVIQSELVANEQLPEPESETDPRASVALESPLDSEEHFASGNRLRLVHCTRRSGLRVGAAADHSVYGPDSTTTHSESHDDIARLTVTSVLAPGKTLRVDKIVAYGWSSARSLPAVADQVDAALAGAASIGWKGLAQEQRAYLHDFWKCSDVEVDGNEKIQQAVRFALFHVLQAGARAEQRGIPAKGLTGSGYDGHAFWDTEAFVLPLLTFTSPDAVSHALRWRQSTLPAARERAQQLGLHGAAFPWRTIDGSECSAYWPAGAAAFHVNAGIAEAVVGYLSATRDEEFERDCAVELLVETARLWRSLGHHDPHGAFHIDGVTGPDEYSAVADDNTYTNLMARTNLRAAADIVERHADLASQLGVDEEESATWRDAADAMNIPYNHELRVHEQDAGFTRHQHWDFERTRPDQYPLLLHFPYFDIYRKQVVKQADLVLAMYKCSEYFDAEHKARNFAYYEAITVRDSSLSACVQAVMAVDTGHLRLAYDYLTEAALMDLQDLEHNTRDGLHIASLAGSWTALVAGFGGMRHSRDRLEFSPRLPEEISRLAFTVKFRDRHLHVEITSKTATYTVSTGGPVKVHHYGDPVTLHGETAEVRAIPALVPSPTPDYPAGRRPNADGHRR; encoded by the coding sequence ATGATCACTGACTCGATGTACACGGTGGAGCCGTGGTCCCTGCGGGAGAGGGAACTCGACATGAGTGTGCTGCCGCAGAGCGAATCGGTCTTCGCGCTCTCCAACGGCCATGTCGGCTGGCGCGGCAACCTCGACGAGGGCGAACCGCACGGCCTGCCCGGCTCCTACCTCAACGGTGTCCACGAGCTGCACCCGCTGCCGTACGCCGAGGCCGGTTACGGCTACCCGGAGTCCGGCCAGACCGTCATCAACATCACCAACGGGAAGATCGTCCGGCTGCTGATCGACGACGAGCCGTTCGACGTGCGCTACGGGCAACTGCGCTCGCACGAGCGGGTGCTCGACCTGCGCTCCGGTCTGCTGCACCGTACGTGCGAGTGGACCTCGCCGGCGGGCAGTACCGTACGGGTGCGCTCCTCGCGGCTGGTCTCCTTCAGTCAGCGCGCCGTCGCCGCCGTCTCCTACGAGGTCGAGGCGGTCGACACCGAAGTACGCATCGTGATCCAGTCGGAGCTGGTCGCCAACGAGCAACTGCCCGAGCCCGAGAGCGAGACGGACCCCCGCGCCTCCGTCGCGCTGGAGTCGCCGCTCGACTCGGAGGAGCACTTCGCGTCAGGCAACCGGCTGCGGCTCGTGCACTGCACCCGCCGCAGCGGTCTGCGCGTCGGGGCGGCGGCGGACCACTCCGTCTACGGGCCCGATTCGACCACGACCCACAGCGAGTCCCACGACGACATCGCACGGCTGACCGTGACCTCGGTCCTGGCGCCGGGGAAGACCCTGCGCGTCGACAAGATCGTGGCGTACGGCTGGTCGAGCGCCCGGTCGCTGCCCGCCGTCGCCGACCAGGTGGACGCGGCGCTGGCCGGCGCGGCCAGCATCGGCTGGAAAGGGCTCGCCCAGGAACAGCGCGCGTATCTCCACGACTTCTGGAAGTGCTCCGACGTGGAGGTGGACGGCAACGAGAAGATCCAGCAGGCCGTACGGTTCGCGCTCTTCCATGTGCTGCAGGCCGGTGCCCGCGCCGAGCAACGAGGCATCCCCGCCAAGGGGTTGACCGGATCCGGCTACGACGGGCACGCCTTCTGGGACACCGAGGCGTTCGTCCTGCCGCTGCTCACGTTCACCTCGCCCGACGCGGTGTCACACGCTCTGCGCTGGCGCCAGAGCACGCTGCCGGCCGCGCGGGAGCGTGCCCAGCAACTCGGGCTGCACGGAGCGGCGTTCCCCTGGCGGACCATCGACGGCTCGGAGTGCTCGGCCTACTGGCCGGCCGGCGCGGCGGCCTTCCATGTGAACGCCGGCATCGCCGAGGCGGTGGTGGGCTATCTGTCGGCGACCCGCGACGAGGAGTTCGAGCGCGACTGCGCCGTCGAACTGCTGGTGGAGACAGCGCGGTTGTGGCGGTCCCTCGGACACCACGATCCCCACGGCGCCTTCCACATCGACGGCGTCACCGGCCCCGACGAGTACAGCGCCGTCGCTGACGACAACACGTACACGAATCTGATGGCCCGGACGAATCTGCGGGCGGCGGCCGACATCGTGGAGCGCCACGCGGACCTGGCGTCCCAACTCGGCGTCGACGAGGAGGAGTCCGCCACCTGGCGGGACGCGGCCGACGCCATGAACATCCCCTACAATCACGAGCTGCGGGTCCATGAGCAGGACGCCGGCTTCACCCGGCACCAGCACTGGGACTTCGAACGCACCAGGCCCGACCAGTACCCGCTCCTGCTCCACTTCCCCTACTTCGACATCTACCGCAAGCAGGTCGTCAAACAGGCGGACCTGGTCCTGGCGATGTACAAGTGCAGCGAGTACTTCGACGCCGAACACAAGGCCCGCAACTTCGCCTACTACGAAGCGATCACCGTGCGTGACTCCTCGCTCTCGGCCTGCGTCCAGGCGGTGATGGCCGTGGACACGGGACACCTGCGGCTGGCCTACGACTATCTGACCGAGGCCGCCCTGATGGACCTCCAGGATCTGGAGCACAACACGCGCGACGGCCTGCACATCGCCTCTCTCGCGGGCTCCTGGACGGCTCTGGTGGCGGGCTTCGGCGGTATGCGGCACAGCCGGGACAGGCTGGAGTTCTCGCCCCGGCTGCCGGAGGAGATCAGCCGGCTCGCCTTCACGGTGAAGTTCCGGGACAGGCACCTGCATGTCGAGATCACCTCGAAGACCGCCACGTACACCGTGTCCACCGGTGGCCCGGTGAAGGTCCACCACTACGGTGACCCCGTCACCCTGCACGGAGAGACCGCCGAGGTCCGCGCCATCCCGGCCCTCGTGCCCTCGCCGACACCCGACTATCCGGCCGGGCGCCGGCCCAACGCGGATGGGCACCGCCGCTGA
- a CDS encoding HAD family hydrolase, translating into MTKLGLPDSIQACLFDLDGVITKTAVVHAAAWKETFDEFLRKRGDGEFRPFDAVADYNQFVDGLPRADGVRAFLGSRGIQLPGGEPDDPPDRETVQGLGNRKNERLLKRIRSGGVEAYEGSLRYIRAVRAGGLRTAVVSSSTNCRDILRAIDAEALFDARIDGVVAAERGLPGKPDPAPFLAAAGDLGVEASAAAVFEDALAGMEAGRSGHFGYVVGVDRVGQADALRAHGGDTVVTDLADLADQEPKA; encoded by the coding sequence ATGACGAAACTCGGCCTTCCGGACAGCATCCAGGCCTGTCTGTTCGACCTCGACGGGGTCATCACCAAGACCGCCGTCGTTCACGCGGCAGCCTGGAAGGAGACGTTCGACGAATTCCTGCGCAAGCGTGGCGACGGGGAATTCCGCCCCTTCGACGCCGTCGCGGACTACAACCAATTCGTCGACGGTCTTCCCCGGGCCGACGGAGTACGGGCCTTTCTCGGCTCGCGCGGTATCCAGCTGCCGGGCGGCGAGCCCGACGACCCGCCCGACCGGGAGACCGTCCAGGGGCTCGGCAACCGTAAGAACGAACGGCTGCTGAAGCGGATCAGATCCGGTGGCGTCGAGGCGTACGAGGGTTCGCTGCGCTACATCCGGGCGGTCCGGGCGGGCGGTCTGCGTACCGCCGTGGTCTCCTCCAGCACCAACTGCCGCGACATCCTGCGGGCGATCGACGCCGAGGCGCTCTTCGACGCCCGGATCGACGGCGTCGTCGCGGCGGAGCGCGGTCTGCCCGGCAAGCCCGACCCCGCCCCCTTCCTCGCGGCGGCGGGGGACCTCGGCGTCGAGGCGTCGGCCGCGGCCGTGTTCGAGGACGCGCTGGCGGGCATGGAGGCGGGCCGGTCCGGACACTTCGGGTACGTCGTCGGCGTCGACCGGGTGGGCCAGGCCGACGCGCTGCGGGCGCACGGCGGGGACACCGTCGTCACCGACCTGGCCGACCTCGCCGACCAGGAGCCGAAAGCATGA
- a CDS encoding chaperone modulator CbpM, translating to MTPPPPRPARPRTRTVYALAPLPGLSLETVARRSGMHPDAVRKFVALGLLDARREASGRLRFAESAPLELARMERLRVGLCLNYAALGVVVDLLDRISRLETALRRRDTRSDQPPWT from the coding sequence ATGACCCCGCCACCGCCCCGTCCGGCGCGCCCCCGGACGCGCACCGTCTACGCGCTGGCACCGCTGCCCGGACTCTCCCTGGAGACCGTCGCCCGCCGGTCCGGGATGCACCCCGACGCCGTCCGCAAGTTCGTCGCCCTCGGTCTGCTGGACGCCCGCCGTGAGGCATCCGGCCGGCTCCGGTTCGCCGAGAGCGCCCCGCTGGAACTCGCCCGGATGGAAAGGCTGCGGGTCGGCCTGTGCCTCAACTACGCCGCGCTGGGCGTGGTGGTCGACCTCCTCGACCGCATCAGCCGCCTCGAAACCGCCCTGCGCCGCCGAGACACCAGGAGTGATCAGCCGCCATGGACATGA
- a CDS encoding FBP domain-containing protein, translating to MKAVTEHDIRTSFVNCSKGEAARLPLPRDLAERPWEDLDFLGWLDLSAPDRGYLVTEREGTLVGVTLRYPSRRRGYLHRSMCSLCLTTHPGSGVSLMTARKRGKAGREGNSVGLYMCTDLACSLYTRGKKAAAPGGRMEESLTVEEQIERTRANLFGFLDKLAP from the coding sequence ATGAAAGCCGTGACCGAACATGACATCCGCACGTCGTTCGTCAATTGCTCCAAGGGCGAGGCGGCGCGCCTTCCGCTGCCGCGGGACCTCGCGGAGCGTCCCTGGGAAGATCTGGACTTCCTGGGGTGGCTCGATCTCTCGGCGCCCGACCGCGGCTATCTCGTCACCGAAAGAGAGGGCACTCTCGTCGGCGTGACGCTGCGTTATCCATCGCGCCGCCGCGGTTATCTGCACCGCAGCATGTGTTCCCTCTGTCTGACCACGCACCCGGGCAGCGGCGTTTCGCTGATGACCGCCAGGAAGCGCGGCAAGGCCGGGCGGGAGGGGAATTCGGTCGGCCTCTACATGTGCACCGACCTCGCCTGCTCCCTCTATACACGCGGAAAGAAGGCGGCGGCGCCCGGCGGACGCATGGAGGAGAGCCTGACGGTGGAGGAGCAGATAGAGCGCACCCGCGCGAACCTCTTCGGCTTCCTGGACAAGCTCGCTCCCTGA